TTCACGTTCGGTCAGGAGGTCGTCTTCAGCCACAACGGCAAGGCGTTCCTCTACTACACGAGCCGCACCTGGCTGCTGGACGAGGAGGGCACCGCGGTCCGGCCGCTGGCGATGGAGACCGGCTTCTGGCGGCCGCAGCCCGACCACGGCCTGGAGGTGGTGCTCGCGCACCCGACCGGGTACGCCGAGGTGTGGTACGGCCGGATCGACGGCGCCAAGATCGAGCTCGCCACCGACCTGGTGGCGCGTACGACCACCGCGAAGGACTACTCCGGCGGCCAGCGGTTGTACGGCCTGGTGAAGGGCGCGCTGATGTGGACCTTCGACATGGCGGCGGGCGGGGAGAGCCTGCAGCCGCACCTGTGGGGCAAGCTCGAACGCGCCGGGGCTCCGGGATCCGAGGCCGCCGCGCCCGAGGTGGCGCCCCCGGCTCCGGAAGGTGACTGACCCCGGACGGGTCGCGCCGCGAGGGCTGCTGCCCGATCCCGCCGAGCCTAGACTCGACCCGATGGGCGACGAGCACGACCACGACACCGTTGCCGCCGGTGCGCTGCACGAGGAACTGCGCGCTCGCGGGT
This Actinopolymorpha cephalotaxi DNA region includes the following protein-coding sequences:
- a CDS encoding FABP family protein, whose amino-acid sequence is MSTPAPFQIPGDLHPDCVQLAFLLGRWEGKGHGDYPTIEPFTFGQEVVFSHNGKAFLYYTSRTWLLDEEGTAVRPLAMETGFWRPQPDHGLEVVLAHPTGYAEVWYGRIDGAKIELATDLVARTTTAKDYSGGQRLYGLVKGALMWTFDMAAGGESLQPHLWGKLERAGAPGSEAAAPEVAPPAPEGD